One Vicia villosa cultivar HV-30 ecotype Madison, WI linkage group LG5, Vvil1.0, whole genome shotgun sequence genomic window, TCCATGCTTATACATTGATGGAACCAATTGGTGTTGTTGGACACATTATTCCCTGGAACTTTCCTACTTCAATGTTCTTTGTCAAGGTTAGCCCTTGTTTAGCTGCTGGATGCACTATGGTCCTTAAACCTGCTGAACAGACACCTCTTTCTGCTTTGTTTTATGCTCATCTAGCCAAATTGGTATGTTTCATCGAATTATTATGTTTTACTTTGTACTCGGTTTGTCTCATATTACGTGTCTCATatttgacttttctttctttctcattttTAAGGCTGGAATACCGGATGGAGTGTTGAATGTAGTACCCGAATTTGGAGCTATTGCTGGTGCTGCAATTAGTTCACACATGGATATTGATGCGGTAATTTAACTACTTGTCGAAGTTATTATGAAATTTGaaagaaatattttaaatttgggtAACTTGCGTCACAAGCTTTGTTATTACAGATGATATTAATGTCAGTTAAATGTAGTTTCTGTGGTCTAAGTCATGGTCGTAGAGATGTCAAAACATTGATGTCGTGACCTAATTGTGTTCGCGCATGACTAATTGGTCGGTGATGTATGTTTAGGTCAGCTTTACTGGTTCAACACAAACCGGGCGAAAGATAATGGAAGCTGCAGCAAAGAGTAACTTGAAACAAGTTTCACTTGAATTAGGAGGCAAGTCGCCGCTCATAATTTTCGATGATGCTGATATTGAAAAAGCTACTGAACTTGCTCTTATAGGCATCTTATTCAACAAGGTGGAAATTGCTTTCATGAAAATCCTCTCTTTTAAACAACATCTTTGGTTTTCTAATGTGTCAATTTTACTAACCTTACATGTTGCCTTTTTGTGACAATAGGGAGAAGTGTGTGTTGCAAGTTCACGCGTGTTTGTTCAAGAAGGAATCTATGAAGAATTCGAGAAAAAATTGGTAGAAAAAGCAAAAGCTTGGATCGTCGGGGACAATTTCGATCCTAAAGTTCAACAAGGACCTCAAGTAAGTTTGACCTCGTGCATAACACCTCGCATTCAGGGTTAGAATAGAATTGGACGAATTATGAAGTTTTCTTGATGCACACTCCACGAATTACATTTACAGTGAAATATGTTTAGATTTTAAATCCTCCATCTTTCGGTCGTAACAATCATGTGTACAATGTATAGGTTGACAAGAAACAATTTGAAAAAATTCTTTCATATATAGAACATGGAAAAAGAGAAGGAGCTACCCTTTTGACTGGTGGTAAAACAATTGGAAGTAAAGGATACTACATTGAGCCAACAATTTTCTCTAATATAAAGGTTAATAAGTCCACAATCAATTTTGATATCTTTGCCAAACTTCATAACTAATAATTGTTCTATTCTCTATAAATTGTTTTGTTTAGGATGACATGCTTATAGCACAAGATGAAATATTTGGTCCTGTGTTGGCACTGAAAAAGTTTAAGTAAGTTTCTTTTTCAATATATTTCTCCGTTATTTAATCATTATAATAATGACATTTCTGAATAAAGGTATGTCTCGTATTTGACATCGGTCAATCTGAGACATTGACATGAGATTACATTTAAtggattcatttttttaaataattagataTTGTGTCTGGTGTTTGTAGGACTATTGAGGAAGCAATTAAGAGTGCTAATAATACAAGATATGGTTTAGCAGCAGGTATTGTGACAAAGAATTTGGATATAGCAAACACTGTGTCAAGATCCATTCGAGCAGGCACTATTTGGATAAACTGTTATTTTGCTTTTGGAGATGATATTCCATTTGGAGGATATAAAATGAGTGGATTTGGAAGAGAATATGGATTGGAAGCCATTCACAAGTATCTACAAGTTAAATCTGTTGTTACTCCCATTTATAATTCTCCATGGCTCTGAGTATTTTCCTATGAATTTTGGAAAGTGACTAGTTTCCAACTTTCTTGCCATAACCACATCATATCTACTGTGGTGAATACAGCTCATCCACTTTTATAGGACATTaagttatgaaaataaattaaaatcatatatatatgAATTGTCATAAACTAAAACATGCATAATATAATATGTGTATTAATGTGCATAATGCAAtctattgtttttcttttgttttctataAGTTTATTCATGGATTAAGAATCATATATGAAGTGTCATAAACTAAAATGAATATATAAAATTTCATTTATGATTCAAACATTAATTCACCTAGTGCAAAGAGTTTAGTTCAACAGTGTTATTAAACGGGACTTATAATTATAAAAGCCGCACACACATAATAAAAGCGAGAGAAAGAGTATTTCGTAACTCAcatgtattttgatttttgatgaagATAAATCTACATGAATATAAGTCATGCCTTTTGTAGGCTTTTGTATTATTCAAAAGGTATAGATGTGTGTTCCCCCTAAGGATAGGGAGACTCAGAAGTTTTAATGGATATATTACATATTTGGGGATGGGGGCTAACTCACAATGGCGAGTAGTCCTATACAgtggtttttgaagttgtttaagAGACCAACTCAAGTGAGGTGAGAGGCTCTGTTGGCGATTTGTGCTGCCAGGTTGCAGGCGGGCGGTTAAATAGAGGATGTTAAGGCTACTAGGAGCGAAATGCTCACTGAGTAGTATTTGGTGGTATTGAGTGAATATGAATTGAGTATCTCCTTTCTTATCTCCCATTAggggagaggtatttatagaagtcTCTTGGGCTTGGGCTGCTAATTTTATTTAGCACAATATTCACAAGTTAAGTTTCACCTCTCTTATGTATGTCACATGTAATTTGAGGTTAAATTTTTTGCTCAGGCTGCCTAAATTTTTTGGCTTCACCACtgaaactagccgttattcaaactagtcgATATTCATATCCCTATAAATATAATAACATGTATAATAAACTTCATGTCCTTAAAAAATCATTcccaacttctctcttttcattcAATATCAAACTTCTCTTCACATGGATCCTTCCAATCCTTCCCTTCTTGAAAAAATGTTCGTGGATTTTATGAACGACGGTATGGACAAAAAACTTGTGAGGCTTTACTTTGAAAGTCAGACGCAAGAAGAATTTGGGAGCTCAAGTAGGCATGGACGCCAAAGAAGAAATATAAAGAGGAATCGTGAAGAAGGACACAAGCGTCAATTCAATGATTATTTCTCAGAAACTCCAATGTACACAAATGAGCAATTCCGTTGAAGGTGTCGAATGCATAAACATGCATTCCTTCGCATCGTTGAAGCTCTTGGTCAACATTATGAGTATTTTCAGTTAAAGATAGATGCAACTGGTAGATCAGGTCTTTCACCGCTACAAAAATACATTGTTGTTATTCGTATGTCGCCATAAGGAACATCTGCTGATACTGTGGATGACTATTTGAGAATTGGTGAAACCACAACACTAAAATGTGTTAATAATTTTACAATGGGTGCGATCAGTTTATTTGGGCCATAATATTTACGAAAGCCAACCAGTGAAGATATCGAAGGCTTGCTACAGATGGGGGAGGCACGCGGCTTTCCAGGTATGTTGTGGAGTATTAATTGTATGCATTGGGAATGGAAAAATTGCCCAATTGCATTGAAAGGGCAATATGTTCGAGGTGATCATGGTAAACCCACTGTTATGCTTGAAGCAGTTGCTTCACCAGACTTATGGATTTGACACGTTTTCTTTGGGGTAGCAGGTTCAAACAATGATATCAATGTGTTGAACCAATCTGATGCCTTCAACGATGTTATGCAAGGGCAAACTCCTAAGGTCCATTATTCGGTTAATCGACATGAATACAACATGGGCTATTATCTATCAGATGGAACTTATATTGAatgtgtaagtttaagagtgcgcctaagagggggggtgaattaggactttgaaaatttatccggttttatgagaatgcttgtacttatttttctggttaagtgtttgaaggttcttgaatagttcttttcttttcttgataatagtgatggaagcggtaaaatgcggaaaagtaaagaacacaacgatatatactggttcccctcacaatccgagagtactccagtcccctttcaaacacgaaagagattttactattgttagatttttgtacaagcctatactaagactcctcctacaatcttctaacaaaaccaccaagaacaatcctcttggatttcaataagtccttaagagaacaccctccctaaggatacctcttgtttccaaaactatggacaacaaggttacaactaccaagaacaatcctcttggatttaccaacttgattatgagaacaatcctctcactaatcaaagactcttgcttccaacaatcctggatagcaaatcaataaaaacaaaatatattttgagtagaagttttgatacaatgaatcaatcacttgattgatcttccctttcaagtaaacaaatcttttaatgtaacacaagtgtttatgaatggtatgaaatgtttctttgcaatattaaaagaaaatatatgcaaGAGGTTTCAATGAAATTTGAAGTATATGACACTTGGTGTTTATATGAAGATTTCTTGATGTATAagatttgtatgaatttttgaatgaaagaggTGATTTGATAAATCTGAAATTCTGTGTTTTATAGCCTCTAAAACACCCCTACAAAAGATCATAATCCATGGAAGGTTGCAAATACAAAGGGTGAAGAGGTATGTCATAAAAGCTGTTGgaaaagatataatttttcaaactgcgcacagaggaaccggttcccaaaataTGGAACTCGGGTTCCCTAACCCAACGTTAAAaagaatttcaaattttgaactggggaaccggttcccaaaaactggaactcggttcctgacTCTTTTAGCGCAAATAAAAGTTGGCAGAAGtcttggggaaccggttcctccaatatggaacccggttcctaagaaagaaaaactcaaaaaacttTATGGAAAGGTTTGAAATGATTCTAGGATGTATGTAAGATTTATAGATGATGTATATATCTTTGAAAACACTTGTTATGCATTAATAGACTTGCTTTGCCATAAATCTTAATACCTTAGATCAACCAAGCTTGAAATCATTGAGAGAATCTTGAATCTTGATTCTTTTTAAAATACTTGATCCAttgcttatttgatctttttgctcatcctttattgatgcatacttatgatagttgtcttcatcaaaacatagtgttgtagaagcttgccttcacattctccccctttttgatgatgacaacatttgaaatatgaagtgtaacgctcttatgtgaatgctccccctaaatttgataactcccccttgatcaaagctctcccttgatATATAGAGAATATTATTTCTTTGTGGCTGCAAATGTTAGagacaagcaagcatacacatatacacaaatatcttctccccctttgtcattatcaaaaaggatgggaaaaagataaattattataaaatatgaacacaattaattctttacctatgagttttacctcatgaatgacttcatcaaacattcatctttgatgaatattattttgaagcctttgtcacaaagttggctttttcttagaagattttgctttagtctttcaacataaagtaaGTCTTCAATTGATGTGAAATTTAGTACTTCAACTTTGacaatgccaagaattcttcctttaagttattctccatatgtgaaatcacccttggactttataactagatttgaaagttagtttatgtctcccattaaatgcttagaaccaccacttgataaaaacaccatagattttaagtggtcctcaagcaaacctacaaaacaaattaagttttatttggtacccaagtggctttgggtccatcatagttagttcctttcttcacccatacataatgtccactaggaatactaaagttccttacataacaagcattgggtgtgtgaccaataataccacaataaaaacaagtaggttcaaagttacttctatatctaggaacatatggtttctttttaggaaaccttttaggatgatgatgaaccttttgtgctttatccaatttgttgaattgttcacttgccttcacaaagatagttttactagtacttggtttagactttgcatatccaagaccacttttatcattaaggaatctttgttgcctaaggacaccttccaacccaatttgtcctttttcatacctttcaaggactctctttatttgaacaatttgaaaagaaagtgattcacaattcttgcatgcaacactatcttcttgaacactaatcattttttctttgtcatctttttcttctattatcttaaccttctcttctaaagatgatattattttcttttgagatgagatagttttatagagaattttacactcatttaacaattcatttatagcatcttgaacatcattatcaaaaagagaaaattcattactaacctcattgtcttcatcatcagaatgatgtgttgctaccaatgcaagattcacatgttcttcatctgaagatgaacttatttcattgtcatcccatgctacatatgctttctttgattttttatctttatttttcttgaagtatttgtcCTTCTTTAcaagtttagggcattcacttttgacatgtcctctttctccatattcgaagcatttaatcttccttgttggtgcttcctctttaatgatctcctttttcttttcttttcttagaaatttttcaaactttttgataaactcattatcttcttcactagtggattcatcctcttgattgctatcatgatgcttgactcttgtcttcaaggcaatatcttttgaatctttcatttgaatttcatgcgtttcaagtcttccgagttctgtttcatattcttgaagtttaccgaacaaggttgcagaagtcatttttgatagattctttttctcggatatcgccgttacattcggttgccattctcttgttaaagatctaagcacctttagatttagttcttcggtagggagagtcttaccaagtgccttcaagtgatttgtcaaatgaacgaatcatttttgcaattcgagaatagtttctctgggcttcattctaaacaattcgtattcttgacttaaggtattcaatcttgatcttttaacttcagcggtaccttcatgagtttctacaagagtatcccaaatttcttttgatgttgtacatgttgatactcggaagaattcatccatactaagagcaccatgaagaagactgatcgcctttttgtcagcaagaaccctttttctatcattattatcccatgacgctttaggtttctccgatccaacaccattaacgaccgttgtaggaacatgaggaccttgtaggacagcctcccaaacttcttctccttgtgcttctagatgagccttcatttggattttccaaaagtcaaaatattcaccacaaaacaatggaggcttgttgttagaaccaccatctttgaaaaccggtctttgatttgcggaagccattctggatctttaggaacaagttacctataacttgctctgatgccaattgtaagtttaagagtgcgcctaagaggggggggggtgaattaggactttgaaaatttatccggttttatgagaatgcttgtacttatttttctggttaagtgtttgaaggttcttgaatagttcttttcttttcttgataatagtgatggaagcggtaaaatgcggaaaagtaaagaacacaacgatatatactggttcccctcacaatccgagagtacttcagtcccctttcaaacacgaaagagattttactattgttagatttttgtacaagcctatactaagactcctcctacaatcttctaacaaaaccaccaagaacaatcctcttggatttcaataagtccttaagagaacaccctccctaaggatacctcttgtttccaaaactatggacaacaaggttacaactaccaagaacaatcctcttggatttaccaacttgattatgagaacaatcctctcactaatcaaagactcttgcttccaacaatcctggatagcaaatcaataataacaaaatatattttgagtagaagttttgatacaatgaatcaatcacttgattgatcttccctttcaagtaaacaaatcttttaatgtaacacaagtgtttatgaatggtatgaaatgtttctttgcaatattaaaagaaaatatatgcaaGAGGTTTCAATGAAATTTGAAGTATATGACACTTGGTGTTTATATGAAGATTTCTTGATGTATAagatttgtatgaatttttgaatgaaagaggTGATTTGATAAATCTGAAATTCTGTGTTTTATAGCCTCTAAAACACCCCTACAAAAGATCATAATCCATGGAAGGTTGCAAATACAAAGGGTGAAGAGGTATGTCATAAAAGCTGTTGgaaaagatataatttttcaaactgcgcacagaggaaccggttcccaaaataTGGAACTCGGGTTCCCTAACCCAACGTTAAAaagaatttcaaattttgaactggggaaccggttcccaaaaactggaactcggttcctgacTCTTTTAGCGCAAATAAAAGTTGGCAGAAGtcttggggaaccggttcctccaatatggaacccggttcctaagaaagaaaaactcaaaaaacttTATGGAAAGGTTTGAAATGATTCTAGGATGTATGTAAGATTTATAGATGATGTATATATCTTTGAAAACACTTGTTATGCATTAATAGACTTGCTTTGCCATAAATCTTAATACCTTAGATCAACCAAGCTTGAAATCATTGAGAGAATCTTGAATCTTGATTCTTTTTAAAATACTTGATCCAttgcttatttgatctttttgctcatcctttattgatgcatacttatgatagttgtcttcatcaaaacatagtgttgtagaagcttgccttcacagAATGAGCTACATTTGTGAAAAGTACCCCAATGCCACAAGGGGATAAGAGAAAATTGTTTGCTCAACATCAAGAAGGCGCAAGAAAGGATATCAAACGAGCATTCAGAGTTCTCCAATTCCGATTTGCGATCATACGTAACCCGGCTCGATCTTGGCACTTGGATGCATTGAAACATATAATGAACACTTGCATCATATTGCACAACatgattgttgaagatgaacgTGTCACACATGGTGGCAATTTTGATTATTCCTATGATCATTTGGGCAATGACCCGATTGCACCACTAGACAATTCTAataatgattttcaagagttcTTACGTAGAAAACACCATGTTCGCAATAATCAAATTCACTGTCACCTTCAATAGGACTTGATAGAACATATATGGGAACCCTTAAGACATGAGTATGACcagaattaaaaattattttaaacgtttattatattttatgccAGTAGTTTAGtagtttattttaatgtttatgaattttttttccgtataactTATGTGCCATGTaatgttatttaatatattattgtttattttatatatgtgttattttgttttttatgtattttatataattggtttaatttttgttttaattatacattttatatattaatataaaatataaatttaaaatatattgtgAATTTTATGGGACTCATGTTAGAATATTTAGATGAGTGGTATGGATATTTAGGAAATATTGTTGAGTggtttaaataattgaaaaatgtaaaataatatattatattgagTGGGGTCCGGTTATACCACTAAGATGAGTAATAATAGTATGGATGTGGGTGCTCTAAAAGTGAGGTGTGTGATTGGTTTAAGAGAAGTTAAAGAGAAAAAGAGTAAGAGaaagagaaatagaagagaagtAGCACAATTCTCTTGCTTTGTTAGAAAAGAGACAGAACAAGTGGTGGATCCAATGTCATTATTATTTCTCTTCAAAATAGGTAAGAAATGGTGAAGAAGTTTGAGAGATGATTAAAATATCACattttatataataaagtctcttttgccatatttttcattttaatttaaaatattagtaaaaattTTTCAAAGGTATCTTTGTCTTTTTAATGTGACACATCATTTCTCTATTCTTTGCTCTCTATTCAGCCAATCATAATGAAAAATAAACACATACTTCTCTTGAAATTTTGAATATAAATTTTTGAGCTTTTATAAGTTATGCCCACGAACCTTAATACAATCTGATCTTGATATTTTTACAGGCTTATTCTCAATCAATAATAGCTTTTATCCCAAGCTAATCTAACAAACTACTTTAGAGATTTATGGATTTTCTCAATAATCAAAACAAAGCTTTTTCAGTCAAAGCTTAAGAAACCAACCACAAAGATTTTATGACTAGTTTATTTCACAAATCATACTCGATCTCTCAAGAGTATCTCACTCTTAATAGTTAAACGACTGGAACAACCACTTACAAGATATTCATAACAAGAAAAGTTTCATTCAAAAGCATTAAATCAACCTTAAGTGAAGAGAAATTTTTCTAGAGTAACAAGGAGAGAAAATAAAGAGATAAATTCCAAAGAAAATGTAAATTGTTGGAAAGTGGCGTGAAATGAAGAGGAGACGAGCCTCCATTATATAGGAGTTGGAAAAACTGAAAAAGGAAATAATCATGTGGCTGAATTAATGAGTCAATCAATTAGCACAAAGCTCCAATTAATTGGCCAGCTTGTTTAGCATGTCCAATACACTTGGGAACTTACTGTGTTTTCTAAGGAATTCAAACCTATTAGAGTTAAGTGGGTGTTCAAAGTTAAGCTTAACAAAGATGGGAATATGGTGAAACTCAAAGCAAGGCTGGTGGAAAAAGGGTATACACAATGCCATAAAATAGACTACACTGAATTATTTGCTCCAGTGGCAAGATTTGACACCAATCGTCTGATACTTGCAATGGTTGCTCAACTCAGTTGGGAGGTTTTTCAATTCGATATGAAGAGTGCTTCTCTTTAAGGGGAGTTCAATGAAGAGGTGTTTGTTCAACAACCTAAGGAATTCAaaaagaaaggagaagaagagaatgTCCATAGACTGAGGAAGGCATTATATGGCCTTAAACAGGTGTCGCAAGCTTGGTACAGCAAAATTGAAGACAATTTTATGAGTGAAGGATTCGAGAGGTGTCCTCGTGTTCACAAGTTCTCTATGAGGTAAAATATCAATAGTCGATCTTTATGTGAAGACTTAATATTTACTAGGAAGGATAGAACCATGTGTGACTAGCTAAAAAAATCCAATGATGTCAGAATTCGATATGTTTGCCTTGGGAAAGATGAAACGTTTCCTCAGAGTAGAAGTTAAATAGTGTTGGAATGAAATTTTCATATGCCAAAGGAGGTATGCATATGGAGAATTAGTAAGGTTTTGTATGGGGGAGACTAATGTAGTGAAGAATCCAATAGTGATAAGTTCAAGGTTGTCTAAGGACGAAAGAGGAGTTAGAGTTGATGAAACTCTATTTAAATATGTGGTTAGAAGCCTCGTGTATTAATTGTAACTAAGTCTGACTTGATGTGTATTGTTAGTCTTGTAAGCATGTTCATGTCCAATCCCTCTATGTCACACTGGTTTGCagcaaaaaaatcatttaaaggtATTTAAAAGGTATAAGCGATCTTGGAATTTTTTAATAAGAAATGAGAAATCAGCTTGAGACTCACAACATTTATA contains:
- the LOC131603876 gene encoding aldehyde dehydrogenase family 2 member C4-like; translated protein: MSIDHANGTAPSITNVPTIKFTKLFINGDFVESVSGKSFETIDPRTGDVIARISEGTKEDIDVAVKAARHAFDSGPWPRLPGTERAKIMMKFANLIEENIEELAALEAIDAGKLYHLCKVLDIPAAANTLRYYAGAADKIHGNVLKASGQFHAYTLMEPIGVVGHIIPWNFPTSMFFVKVSPCLAAGCTMVLKPAEQTPLSALFYAHLAKLAGIPDGVLNVVPEFGAIAGAAISSHMDIDAVSFTGSTQTGRKIMEAAAKSNLKQVSLELGGKSPLIIFDDADIEKATELALIGILFNKGEVCVASSRVFVQEGIYEEFEKKLVEKAKAWIVGDNFDPKVQQGPQVDKKQFEKILSYIEHGKREGATLLTGGKTIGSKGYYIEPTIFSNIKDDMLIAQDEIFGPVLALKKFKTIEEAIKSANNTRYGLAAGIVTKNLDIANTVSRSIRAGTIWINCYFAFGDDIPFGGYKMSGFGREYGLEAIHKYLQVKSVVTPIYNSPWL